The following coding sequences lie in one Thermomicrobium sp. 4228-Ro genomic window:
- a CDS encoding cobalamin-independent methionine synthase II family protein: MGEPVYYRSDVVGSLLRPAYLTEARQKYEAGEMSAAEFKRIEDRAVDEAIKLQEDAGLEVVTDGEQRRYAFFGHLVEAMEGFDKFGGWAIPFRDEQGNENIVRRPIVVEKLRWKRNMCAEEFTYLRARTNRIGKVTLISTMQAAVYWDKNKSTGAYPTIESYLADIVDITRREIEELIRLGCTYIQIDAPQYAALLDPKIREGYRLRGIDPDTIVDQTIELDNAVLDGFDKQGIVFGLHICRGNNQSMFYASGGYDPIAEKVFRKTKFHRFLLEYDDERSGTFEPLRFVPEDRVVVLGLVTTKKMRVESEDEIIQRIKEATKYIPLERLALSPQCGFASTWEGNRITPVVQQQKLELVARVAKAVWG, from the coding sequence ATGGGGGAACCGGTGTACTACCGCAGTGATGTCGTCGGGAGCCTGCTCAGGCCAGCGTATCTCACCGAGGCGCGTCAGAAGTACGAGGCTGGCGAAATGAGTGCTGCCGAGTTCAAACGGATCGAAGACCGAGCGGTCGATGAGGCGATCAAGCTCCAAGAAGACGCCGGGCTAGAAGTCGTCACCGACGGTGAGCAACGTCGGTACGCGTTCTTTGGTCACCTCGTCGAAGCGATGGAGGGTTTCGACAAGTTCGGCGGGTGGGCCATTCCCTTCCGCGACGAGCAGGGGAACGAGAACATCGTCCGTCGCCCGATCGTCGTCGAGAAGCTCCGCTGGAAGCGCAATATGTGCGCTGAGGAATTCACCTACCTCCGCGCTCGCACCAATCGGATCGGGAAGGTGACGCTTATCAGCACGATGCAAGCGGCCGTCTACTGGGACAAGAACAAGTCAACGGGCGCGTACCCGACGATCGAGAGTTACCTCGCCGATATCGTCGATATCACGCGGCGCGAGATCGAGGAGCTTATCCGGCTGGGCTGCACCTACATCCAGATCGATGCCCCGCAGTACGCTGCACTGCTCGATCCCAAGATCCGCGAGGGCTACCGCTTGCGTGGCATCGATCCGGACACGATCGTCGACCAGACGATCGAACTCGATAACGCGGTCCTCGACGGGTTCGACAAACAGGGAATCGTCTTCGGCCTGCATATCTGCCGTGGTAACAACCAGAGCATGTTCTACGCATCGGGTGGCTACGATCCGATTGCCGAAAAGGTCTTCCGCAAGACGAAGTTCCATCGCTTCCTCCTCGAGTACGATGACGAGCGCTCAGGAACCTTCGAGCCGCTTCGCTTCGTCCCCGAAGACCGCGTGGTGGTGCTGGGACTGGTGACGACCAAGAAGATGCGGGTGGAAAGCGAGGACGAAATCATACAGCGGATCAAGGAAGCGACCAAGTACATCCCGCTCGAGCGACTCGCCCTCAGTCCGCAGTGCGGTTTCGCCTCCACTTGGGAAGGGAACCGCATCACACCGGTGGTTCAGCAGCAGAAGCTGGAACTCGTCGCACGGGTCGCCAAGGCCGTCTGGGGTTGA
- a CDS encoding DUF4349 domain-containing protein, with protein sequence MPRSSLVNTLGWVVATCLAVVLGFLSRRIHGQGWTNRLPRRDKTDRLFDVDSEGRARLALEDDPYEVGAVRLSAPAESRPASLEGLAPESHDRAVIAEATVRLIVSDITETAAQIERLAREAGGFVLTLELALERSLPFGQAVLAVPAERVTAVIERIRSLPVVRTVIGSSYRERDVTGEVLDLEARLSAARRSEERYLALLERAEHVHDVLRIEEELRRIRSEIERLEGQQRWLADRRRMARVTIAFQGAETSVWRRVVAAFGEGWQAGLQELVALARFGGRWLGVAAPAALLFTVAGWLLRRIVSPMRTGSALFDGEHQDGVLQRR encoded by the coding sequence ATGCCGCGATCGAGCCTCGTCAACACGCTCGGGTGGGTCGTCGCCACCTGTCTCGCTGTGGTTTTGGGTTTTCTGTCCCGTCGCATCCACGGTCAGGGATGGACGAACAGGCTCCCTCGCCGGGACAAAACGGATCGGTTGTTCGACGTAGACAGCGAAGGACGGGCGCGGCTCGCACTGGAGGATGACCCGTACGAGGTCGGTGCGGTGCGGTTGAGCGCTCCAGCCGAGAGCCGTCCCGCGTCGCTCGAAGGGCTGGCCCCGGAGAGCCATGACCGGGCCGTGATCGCAGAGGCGACGGTCCGGTTGATCGTGTCCGATATCACCGAGACGGCGGCACAGATCGAACGGCTCGCCCGGGAAGCCGGAGGGTTCGTGCTGACGCTCGAACTCGCCCTCGAGCGTTCGCTCCCGTTCGGGCAAGCCGTTCTCGCGGTCCCGGCCGAGCGTGTGACGGCAGTCATCGAACGGATCCGGTCGCTACCGGTTGTGCGTACTGTCATCGGTTCTTCCTACCGGGAACGAGATGTCACCGGTGAGGTGCTCGACCTCGAAGCGAGGCTCTCGGCAGCCCGCAGGAGCGAAGAGCGGTACCTCGCACTCTTGGAACGTGCTGAGCACGTGCATGACGTGCTGCGCATCGAGGAAGAGTTGAGACGGATCCGTTCGGAGATCGAGCGTCTGGAAGGACAGCAGCGCTGGTTGGCTGACCGGCGGCGGATGGCTCGCGTCACGATCGCGTTCCAGGGCGCTGAGACGTCCGTGTGGCGACGAGTCGTGGCAGCCTTCGGTGAGGGATGGCAGGCGGGCCTACAGGAACTGGTCGCGCTGGCTCGATTCGGTGGACGTTGGTTGGGGGTCGCTGCTCCGGCTGCGCTGCTTTTCACGGTAGCTGGCTGGCTGCTCCGGCGCATCGTGTCACCGATGCGGACCGGCAGTGCACTCTTCGATGGCGAACACCAGGACGGCGTTCTCCAGCGACGATGA
- a CDS encoding DUF2905 domain-containing protein, whose translation MDALQTLGRMLVLMGLLIVGIGVLLLLAGRVPFLGRLPGDIVYQRGNFTLYIPLMTMLLLSLILTIILNLLFRR comes from the coding sequence ATGGATGCCTTGCAGACGCTCGGCCGTATGCTCGTCCTGATGGGGCTCCTCATCGTCGGCATCGGTGTGCTGCTGCTGCTCGCTGGCCGCGTGCCATTTCTCGGCCGGCTCCCTGGCGACATCGTCTACCAGCGTGGCAACTTCACCCTCTATATCCCCCTCATGACCATGCTCCTTCTCAGTCTCATCCTGACGATCATCCTCAACCTCTTGTTTCGCCGTTGA
- the clpB gene encoding ATP-dependent chaperone ClpB, whose product MGRPQFTEKAQEALVAAQGLATERNHSQLDVEHLLYALVTQSDGVVPQVLLRLQLDPRRVAQELERVLDTLPRLQYAAEPTVAPTLRRVLERAQVEAQGFSDEYISTEHLLLAALEAAPRSPAVQALQRLGVQRERVLSALSQIRGAQRVTSPNPESTYQALERYGRDLTALARQGKLDPVIGRDEEIRRVIQVLLRRTKNNPVLIGEPGVGKTAIVEGLAQRIVRGDVPEGLRDKRIVQLDLAAMLAGAKYRGEFEERLKAVLDEIRASEGEIIVFIDEVHTVVGAGAAEGAMDAANMLKPMLARGELHAIGATTLDEYRKHIEKDPALERRFQPVYVDEPSVEDTISILRGLRERYELHHKVRILDSALVAAAVLSHRYITNRFLPDKAIDLVDEAAARLRMEITSMPAELDELTRRITQLEIEREALRKERDEASRQRLAELERELANLREQEQVLRSQWEQERQALERINALKEQIEQTRIEIEQALRVADYTRASELQYGRLVELERQLREEERRLAEIQRQGRLLKEEVDADDIAEIVSKWTGIPVAKLMESEMEKLVHMEERLHERVVGQDEAVRAVSNAIRRARAGLQDPNRPLGSFIFLGPTGVGKTELARALAEFLFDDERAMVRIDMSEYQERHTVSRLIGAPPGYVGYEEGGQLTEAVRRRPYSVVLFDEIEKAHPEVFNVLLQVLDDGRLTDGQGRTVDFRNTVIIMTSNLGSEYIQALLPYREEEAYQRVMEAVRAHFRPEFLNRIDEIIMFRPLTREQLSQIVDIQLRQVRQRLKQRNITLQVTLRAKEWLAERGYDPVYGARPLKRVIQRELLDQLANKILRGEVRDGDTVIVDVDEQGHLSIRSMLAEAEVVA is encoded by the coding sequence ATGGGACGACCACAGTTTACGGAAAAGGCTCAAGAAGCACTGGTCGCAGCGCAAGGGCTCGCGACAGAACGAAACCATAGCCAGCTCGATGTGGAACATCTCCTTTACGCTCTGGTCACCCAGTCTGACGGTGTGGTGCCGCAGGTGCTCCTGCGCCTCCAACTCGATCCACGGCGGGTGGCACAGGAACTCGAACGTGTGCTCGACACGTTGCCACGCCTGCAGTATGCGGCCGAACCGACGGTCGCACCCACGCTGCGGCGTGTGCTCGAGCGGGCCCAGGTGGAGGCCCAGGGCTTCAGTGACGAGTACATCAGCACGGAGCATCTGCTTCTGGCTGCCCTGGAAGCTGCACCGCGTTCTCCGGCCGTGCAGGCGTTGCAGCGGCTCGGTGTACAGCGTGAGCGCGTGCTGAGCGCCTTGAGCCAGATCCGCGGTGCGCAACGGGTGACGTCGCCGAACCCCGAGTCGACCTACCAGGCGCTCGAGCGGTACGGGCGCGATCTCACGGCACTGGCTCGTCAAGGCAAGCTCGACCCGGTGATCGGCCGGGACGAAGAAATCCGCCGCGTGATCCAAGTGCTGCTGCGGCGTACCAAGAACAACCCGGTCCTGATCGGCGAGCCGGGTGTCGGGAAGACGGCGATCGTCGAGGGGCTTGCCCAGCGGATCGTCCGGGGCGACGTGCCGGAAGGGCTGCGCGACAAGCGTATCGTCCAGCTCGACTTGGCAGCGATGCTCGCCGGTGCCAAGTACCGCGGTGAGTTCGAAGAGCGTCTGAAGGCGGTTCTCGACGAGATTCGAGCCTCGGAAGGCGAAATCATCGTCTTCATCGACGAGGTGCACACGGTCGTCGGTGCCGGTGCCGCCGAAGGGGCGATGGACGCTGCGAACATGCTCAAGCCGATGCTCGCGCGGGGCGAGTTGCACGCCATCGGTGCGACCACGCTCGACGAGTACCGGAAGCACATCGAGAAGGATCCGGCTCTCGAGCGTCGGTTCCAGCCGGTCTACGTCGACGAGCCGTCGGTCGAGGATACGATCAGCATCCTGCGCGGTCTGCGCGAGCGGTACGAGCTGCACCACAAGGTGCGGATTCTCGACTCGGCACTCGTCGCTGCGGCGGTCTTGTCGCACCGGTACATCACCAACCGGTTCTTGCCCGACAAGGCGATCGACCTCGTCGACGAGGCTGCGGCGCGCTTGCGGATGGAGATCACCAGCATGCCGGCTGAACTGGACGAGTTGACGCGGCGGATCACGCAGCTCGAGATCGAGCGGGAAGCCTTGCGCAAGGAGCGCGACGAGGCTTCGCGACAGCGGCTGGCCGAGCTGGAACGCGAGCTGGCGAACCTGCGCGAGCAGGAACAAGTGCTACGCTCGCAGTGGGAGCAGGAACGCCAGGCGCTCGAGCGGATCAATGCGCTCAAGGAACAGATCGAGCAGACGCGCATCGAAATCGAGCAGGCATTGCGCGTCGCTGACTACACGCGCGCGTCGGAGCTCCAGTACGGACGGCTGGTCGAACTCGAGCGCCAGCTCCGCGAGGAGGAGCGTCGGCTGGCTGAGATACAGCGCCAAGGGCGCCTGCTCAAGGAAGAGGTCGACGCCGACGATATCGCCGAGATCGTCAGCAAGTGGACGGGCATTCCCGTGGCGAAGCTCATGGAGAGCGAGATGGAGAAGCTCGTCCACATGGAGGAGCGTCTGCACGAGCGGGTCGTCGGCCAGGACGAGGCGGTGCGGGCAGTCTCGAACGCGATCCGCCGTGCGCGGGCTGGGCTGCAGGATCCCAATCGGCCGCTCGGGAGCTTCATCTTCCTGGGGCCGACGGGCGTCGGGAAGACCGAGCTGGCACGCGCGCTGGCTGAGTTCCTGTTCGACGACGAGCGAGCGATGGTGCGGATCGACATGTCGGAGTACCAGGAGCGGCACACCGTTTCGCGCCTGATCGGCGCTCCGCCGGGGTACGTCGGGTACGAGGAGGGTGGCCAGTTGACCGAGGCGGTGCGGCGCCGGCCGTACTCGGTGGTGCTGTTCGACGAGATCGAGAAGGCGCATCCGGAAGTCTTCAACGTTCTGCTCCAGGTACTCGACGATGGGCGCTTGACCGATGGTCAGGGCCGTACCGTCGACTTCCGGAACACGGTGATCATCATGACGAGCAACCTCGGGTCGGAGTACATCCAGGCGTTGCTCCCGTACCGCGAAGAAGAGGCATACCAGCGCGTGATGGAGGCGGTGCGGGCGCACTTCCGGCCGGAGTTCTTGAACCGGATCGACGAGATCATCATGTTCCGGCCGCTCACGCGCGAGCAGCTGTCGCAGATCGTCGACATCCAGCTGCGGCAAGTCCGGCAGCGCCTCAAGCAGCGCAACATCACGCTGCAGGTGACGTTGCGTGCGAAGGAGTGGCTGGCCGAGCGCGGTTACGACCCGGTGTACGGGGCACGCCCGCTCAAGCGGGTCATCCAGCGGGAGCTGCTCGATCAGCTGGCGAACAAGATCCTGCGTGGCGAGGTACGCGACGGTGATACGGTCATCGTCGACGTCGACGAACAGGGTCACTTGAGCATCCGGTCGATGCTGGCCGAGGCGGAAGTGGTCGCGTGA
- a CDS encoding heat shock protein transcriptional repressor HspR codes for MRRSEPLYVISVAARLLELHPQTLRKYEREGFVTPSRTRGNLRLYSAEDLERLRQVKYLVEERGVNLAGVQLALSLTQQLRRLRERCLAISEQYDRIFDSVVADIDAMLNLLGASSETES; via the coding sequence ATGCGCCGGTCCGAGCCGCTCTATGTGATCAGTGTGGCAGCGCGGTTGCTCGAATTGCACCCGCAGACGCTCCGAAAGTACGAGCGTGAGGGGTTTGTCACGCCCTCGCGAACGCGCGGGAACCTGCGTCTCTATTCGGCGGAAGACCTGGAGCGTTTGCGGCAGGTCAAGTACCTCGTCGAAGAGCGTGGGGTGAACCTGGCAGGCGTGCAGCTCGCGCTCTCGTTGACGCAGCAGCTGCGTCGCCTGCGCGAGCGCTGTCTGGCGATCTCCGAGCAGTACGACCGTATCTTCGACTCGGTTGTTGCTGATATCGACGCGATGCTGAACCTGCTCGGTGCGTCGAGTGAAACCGAGTCATAG
- a CDS encoding D-alanyl-D-alanine carboxypeptidase family protein encodes MVRAGVRACLVVVVLVSWVIQSGTSIHAAPLAEPTIVASAAIVLDATTGTVLFDKNADEPRAPASLTKLATALTAIDLAPLDTVLRVSSADLVGEASMGLHPGDELTLEAALYGLLLASGNDAAMVIARNLSALPGDTPEVAVARFVRQMNLVAQRLGLEHTTFRNPHGLDEPGHLTTAHDLARLTRAVLQRPELRRILETPAYSDGAFSVRTTNRLLGNYPGLIGGKTGITDAAGYSLIEAAQRDGHTVIVVVLGSTHEAWYDDAVKLLDYGFEKLAMFGPLDRPATGAISVTAMQVAVATATTEPRALVLQVPATDPQVERAWFWPMSAMTAVVASGVILTGLPLVMAVVVTRRQRAARRSRHGNAVRRSVRRHNVGAQPTPRSLGGARGASVTPRRPEAIRQSGIIAFDPATAVAQRAVRAGRRGDAAVAEAHFVEALRANPAFDLTRTPEFWTMSPVGVVAAARAYRRVGRVRDARTLLTVAQISFGAVPVIREELASLPRQWNEVPVAVLTVPRLPRS; translated from the coding sequence GTGGTACGAGCAGGGGTACGTGCGTGCCTTGTGGTCGTCGTACTCGTGAGCTGGGTTATCCAATCAGGCACGAGCATCCATGCCGCACCGCTTGCCGAGCCAACGATCGTCGCCAGTGCAGCGATCGTCCTGGACGCCACGACGGGAACCGTCCTGTTCGACAAGAACGCGGACGAGCCGCGTGCTCCAGCGAGCCTCACGAAGCTCGCGACAGCGCTGACGGCGATCGACCTCGCGCCGCTCGACACGGTTCTGCGGGTATCGAGCGCTGATCTCGTCGGCGAGGCATCGATGGGCCTGCACCCGGGAGACGAGCTCACGCTCGAGGCGGCGCTCTACGGACTCCTGCTCGCTTCCGGGAACGATGCAGCGATGGTGATCGCTCGCAATTTGAGCGCCTTGCCGGGCGATACTCCCGAAGTAGCAGTCGCCCGTTTCGTCCGGCAGATGAACCTCGTGGCCCAGCGGTTGGGACTCGAGCACACGACGTTCCGCAACCCGCATGGGTTGGACGAACCAGGGCACCTCACGACCGCTCATGACCTCGCACGACTCACGCGTGCAGTCCTGCAGCGGCCGGAACTCCGCCGAATTCTGGAGACACCGGCGTACTCGGATGGAGCGTTCAGTGTCAGGACGACGAACCGGTTGCTCGGAAACTATCCCGGGCTCATCGGCGGCAAGACCGGTATCACGGATGCGGCTGGTTACTCGTTGATCGAGGCGGCGCAACGGGATGGGCACACGGTGATCGTAGTCGTCCTCGGTAGCACGCACGAGGCCTGGTACGACGATGCGGTGAAGCTCCTGGACTACGGATTCGAGAAGCTCGCGATGTTCGGGCCGCTCGACCGGCCGGCGACCGGAGCGATCAGCGTGACCGCGATGCAGGTGGCGGTCGCAACCGCGACGACAGAGCCACGTGCGCTCGTCCTCCAGGTTCCCGCGACTGATCCGCAGGTCGAGCGAGCATGGTTCTGGCCGATGTCTGCGATGACGGCTGTCGTGGCGAGTGGCGTCATCCTGACTGGCCTCCCTCTGGTGATGGCGGTGGTCGTGACTCGTCGTCAACGAGCCGCTCGGCGCTCGCGGCATGGGAATGCGGTACGGCGATCTGTAAGGCGGCACAATGTCGGAGCACAACCGACACCGAGGAGTCTCGGAGGAGCGCGTGGAGCATCGGTCACTCCTCGACGACCTGAGGCGATTCGGCAATCGGGAATCATCGCGTTCGACCCGGCAACCGCGGTGGCGCAACGCGCGGTGCGGGCTGGCCGGCGTGGAGATGCCGCCGTGGCCGAGGCACACTTCGTCGAAGCGTTACGCGCGAACCCAGCATTTGACCTCACTCGGACACCGGAATTCTGGACGATGTCGCCAGTTGGGGTCGTTGCAGCCGCGCGGGCCTATCGCCGAGTCGGCCGAGTGCGCGATGCCCGGACATTACTGACTGTCGCACAGATCAGCTTCGGCGCCGTGCCAGTCATCCGAGAGGAACTCGCGAGCCTACCGCGACAGTGGAACGAGGTGCCGGTCGCCGTCCTCACAGTACCCCGTTTGCCTCGATCTTGA
- a CDS encoding DUF362 domain-containing protein, with the protein MSAFPGKGKVAVVRTTPQTVLADIGRAMLMAGYREALPRDRDTILKINITWDTWYPGCSTTPWQLEGVIRRLKADGYGHLIAAHNRTVVVDAYKGERNNKHKYVVDKYGVENVHLYEPHVEWVPYEPKGELLVLHKIFPEGIRIPKLFIGRNIIHLPTVKTHVFTTITGAMKNAFGGLLNERRHWTHAVIHETLVDLLTIQQEIHPGVFAVMDGTFAGDGPGPRAMRPHEKDIILASADQVAIDAISAKLQGFDPLSIPFIRIAHERGLGVGDPREIEIVGEDISNESWGFIAGDTFASRGQKLIYHGPLKPFENLLLRSPLVPWSYVASNVYHNVYWYPVHGRRRVKEALRTKWGQLFLSYDDGKVVLPGPDPVGTAIVAGSLAALLAGTLTAARWWRRHR; encoded by the coding sequence ATGAGCGCATTCCCGGGCAAAGGAAAAGTCGCTGTCGTCCGTACGACACCGCAGACGGTTCTGGCCGATATCGGCCGCGCCATGCTGATGGCCGGCTATCGCGAGGCACTGCCGCGCGACCGCGATACGATCCTCAAGATCAACATCACCTGGGACACGTGGTACCCTGGCTGCTCGACGACGCCGTGGCAACTCGAAGGCGTGATCCGTCGGCTGAAAGCCGACGGCTATGGGCATCTGATCGCAGCGCACAACCGCACGGTCGTCGTCGACGCCTACAAGGGCGAGCGGAACAACAAGCACAAGTACGTCGTCGACAAGTACGGCGTGGAGAACGTCCATCTCTACGAGCCGCACGTCGAGTGGGTTCCTTATGAGCCGAAGGGGGAACTCCTCGTTCTCCACAAGATCTTTCCGGAGGGGATCCGCATACCGAAACTCTTCATCGGTCGGAACATCATCCATCTGCCCACGGTCAAGACGCACGTCTTCACGACGATCACCGGCGCCATGAAGAACGCCTTCGGAGGGCTTCTCAACGAGCGCCGTCACTGGACGCACGCAGTCATCCACGAGACACTGGTCGATCTCCTGACGATCCAGCAGGAGATCCATCCAGGCGTCTTCGCCGTCATGGACGGCACGTTCGCCGGTGACGGACCAGGCCCGCGCGCCATGCGTCCGCACGAGAAAGACATCATCCTCGCGAGCGCCGATCAGGTGGCGATCGATGCGATCAGTGCCAAGCTCCAGGGCTTCGACCCGCTTTCCATCCCGTTCATCCGCATCGCGCACGAGCGTGGGCTCGGGGTGGGCGATCCGCGCGAGATCGAGATCGTCGGCGAAGATATCTCCAACGAGTCCTGGGGCTTCATCGCCGGCGACACCTTCGCGAGCCGTGGCCAGAAACTGATCTACCACGGCCCACTCAAGCCGTTCGAGAACCTGCTCCTGCGATCGCCGCTCGTCCCCTGGTCGTACGTCGCCTCGAACGTCTATCACAACGTCTACTGGTATCCGGTTCACGGACGACGCCGAGTGAAGGAGGCGCTCCGCACCAAGTGGGGACAGCTCTTCCTCAGCTACGACGACGGGAAGGTCGTCCTGCCTGGACCGGACCCAGTGGGCACAGCGATCGTCGCGGGCAGCCTCGCAGCACTCCTGGCCGGCACACTCACCGCAGCACGCTGGTGGCGCCGCCATCGCTAG
- a CDS encoding lysophospholipid acyltransferase family protein, with product MEPIPLAWRLSRRRKLKTLIFLTARVFVVPLLRLLIRFRIEGLEHVPRIGPAIVAANHLHNADPVLIIAAFTRPVLFMAKKELFSIPVIRWFVRQSGAFPVDRGRPDRQALRHAEKLLREGMLVGIFPEGTRSRTGTLQAPHPGVGLLIRRNPDVPVIPVAIWGTEVLPFNGAKGRKPLRGWPRVTVRIGAPIQVTVRDAEGRERTPEELADDVMLAIARLLPEPYRGLYRERCASRKEPVAPTSHAGLPS from the coding sequence ATGGAGCCGATTCCTCTCGCGTGGCGACTGTCCCGTCGCCGTAAGCTCAAAACGTTGATTTTCTTGACGGCACGCGTCTTCGTGGTGCCGCTGTTGCGTCTGCTGATCCGCTTCCGGATCGAGGGGCTCGAGCATGTCCCGCGGATCGGTCCGGCGATCGTCGCAGCGAATCACCTGCACAATGCCGATCCGGTGCTGATCATCGCGGCGTTCACACGGCCGGTCCTGTTCATGGCCAAGAAGGAACTGTTCAGTATCCCGGTGATACGCTGGTTCGTGCGCCAGTCGGGTGCTTTCCCGGTCGATCGCGGGCGTCCGGATCGCCAGGCTTTGCGGCATGCCGAGAAGCTGCTCCGTGAGGGGATGCTGGTCGGCATCTTCCCGGAAGGAACGCGCAGCCGAACCGGGACACTGCAAGCGCCGCATCCTGGCGTCGGCTTGCTGATCCGCCGAAACCCCGACGTACCGGTCATCCCAGTCGCGATCTGGGGTACGGAGGTGTTGCCGTTCAACGGGGCCAAGGGACGTAAGCCGTTGCGGGGCTGGCCACGCGTTACCGTGCGGATCGGGGCACCGATTCAGGTTACCGTGCGGGACGCCGAGGGGCGCGAGCGAACCCCGGAGGAACTGGCCGACGACGTCATGCTCGCGATCGCCCGGCTTCTCCCCGAACCGTATCGCGGCTTGTACCGGGAGCGTTGCGCGTCTCGGAAGGAGCCCGTTGCACCCACTTCCCACGCTGGTCTGCCTTCCTGA
- the cmk gene encoding (d)CMP kinase, whose translation MAEPCSFVVAIDGPAGSGKSTVGAEVARRLGALYFDTGVVYRTLALVASERGVSPDDADRLVELARSLSLRVGPPSVADGRLYDVRLDGRDITWAIRTPEIDRLASVVSAHPEVRRALLRIQREIARDGRVVMAGRDIGTVVMPDAPVKIWLHASLEERARRRQRELARRGIVQPLEAIIAELAERDLRDATRAVAPMRPAEDAVIVETDGRSIEDVVESVLAIVRERCECADHGADSSRVATVPSP comes from the coding sequence GTGGCAGAACCGTGCAGCTTCGTGGTCGCGATCGACGGCCCGGCCGGCTCGGGCAAAAGTACCGTCGGCGCTGAGGTCGCACGGCGGCTCGGGGCACTCTACTTCGATACCGGCGTCGTCTACCGAACGCTCGCACTCGTCGCTTCCGAGCGTGGTGTGTCGCCGGATGACGCCGATCGCTTGGTCGAACTGGCTCGATCCCTTTCGCTTCGCGTCGGCCCGCCGTCCGTCGCGGATGGACGCCTGTACGACGTCCGGCTCGATGGCCGGGACATCACCTGGGCGATTCGGACGCCGGAAATCGATCGTCTCGCATCGGTTGTCTCAGCGCATCCGGAGGTCCGCCGGGCACTGCTCCGGATCCAACGCGAGATCGCTCGGGACGGGCGCGTGGTGATGGCCGGACGGGATATCGGTACGGTGGTGATGCCGGATGCTCCCGTCAAGATCTGGTTGCATGCCTCGCTCGAGGAACGGGCCCGGCGTCGTCAGCGTGAACTCGCTCGTCGGGGGATCGTGCAACCACTCGAGGCCATCATCGCCGAGCTGGCTGAACGTGACCTCCGCGATGCGACCCGAGCCGTCGCGCCGATGCGTCCAGCCGAGGACGCGGTGATCGTCGAAACGGATGGACGATCGATCGAAGACGTTGTGGAGTCGGTGCTCGCGATCGTGCGCGAGCGATGCGAGTGTGCGGACCATGGAGCCGATTCCTCTCGCGTGGCGACTGTCCCGTCGCCGTAA
- a CDS encoding pseudouridine synthase, producing MAEQRLQRVLAAYGIASRRKAEQLILAGRVTVDGVVVRELGTKVDPERQEIRVDGEPVRPEPLRYIMLHKPVGYITTTVDEYGRRTVLDLVQVPERVVPVGRLDRDSSGLLLLTNDGDLIYRITHPRYELEKEYEVLVDGFPPPEVEEALRRGVPVDGRPVQIRRLEAIRTEPEGTVYRVVIHEGRNRIIRRVFERVGYPVLRLHRVRVGPLRLGNLPPGQWRDLTPEELAALRRAVGLSETPAGVKTKERELDRGRTVQLRGRDRRPGRLGQKYRRR from the coding sequence ATGGCCGAGCAGCGCTTGCAGCGGGTTCTTGCAGCATACGGAATCGCCTCGCGCCGCAAGGCCGAGCAGTTGATCCTCGCTGGTCGCGTGACCGTGGATGGGGTCGTGGTTCGCGAACTCGGGACGAAAGTCGACCCGGAACGGCAGGAGATCCGCGTCGACGGTGAACCGGTGCGCCCGGAGCCGCTGCGGTACATCATGCTGCACAAGCCGGTCGGGTACATCACGACGACTGTCGACGAGTACGGACGCAGGACGGTGCTCGACCTCGTGCAGGTGCCCGAGCGCGTCGTCCCTGTCGGTCGTCTCGACCGTGATTCGTCCGGGCTTCTCCTGCTGACGAACGACGGTGATCTCATCTATCGGATCACGCACCCGCGGTACGAACTCGAGAAAGAATACGAGGTTCTCGTGGACGGCTTCCCGCCCCCGGAGGTCGAAGAGGCTCTGCGGCGCGGTGTGCCGGTCGACGGTCGACCGGTTCAGATCCGACGGCTCGAAGCGATCCGAACCGAGCCGGAAGGCACAGTCTACCGCGTGGTGATTCACGAAGGGCGCAACCGGATCATCCGACGCGTCTTCGAGCGGGTCGGCTACCCGGTGCTGCGCTTGCATCGCGTCCGGGTCGGTCCACTCCGGCTCGGGAACCTTCCTCCCGGACAATGGCGCGATTTGACGCCGGAAGAGCTGGCGGCCTTGCGGCGGGCAGTCGGATTGTCGGAAACTCCTGCTGGGGTGAAGACGAAGGAGCGGGAGCTTGACCGTGGCAGAACCGTGCAGCTTCGTGGTCGCGATCGACGGCCCGGCCGGCTCGGGCAAAAGTACCGTCGGCGCTGA